CCCCTGAATCTCCTATACAATATACATTTTACATGTACAGAAcataaattaaatatatatacacgATAGTCATAAGTCATTAAAATGCAAGATATTTTAAAAGCTCCACCTCTCGctaccagcatcagcaccgTCATTTCTATTACCTGATCCTCCGGGAGGTGGACCCTGGCGATGCTGTTCAAGCTGCTCTATCAGTTTCTTCCTCGACTGCACCACCAGATCTCCTTTCTCATCGCGTCTTATTTTATCAAGAACACGTGCTGCTCCTTCATAATCACCCAATTTCATCAGACAGTCAAACAGTCCAGTATGGCAGTTGATGTCGTCAATACTACTTCCGAGCTCAAACCATTGTTGAGCGAGCTCAACTTTATTAAAGTAATTGAGCAGTAGAAAGCCCAGTGGGGCAAACGCTTGTCGTAGTCCTGTAGAAGCGGCCTTTTCTAAATGATATCGAGATGCAGTTTGATTCTTCTCGAGAATCTGACCCAGGTAGAAATGGCAGTCCGACACCTGATTGAGATCAAGAGCACTGGCTACTGCTTTATCAAAGTACCGACGCGCTGTTACTAGATCGATCTGATCTTTCGTCATTAAACAGATCAAGCCAATATTTCTCAGACACTCGACGTACAACGAGTTATCTGATTGAATGCCATTGTCGATGGCCAACTGATAAAACTGTCTGGCCTTTTCTCGCTGGTTTCTCTGGTACGCCAGATCACCAGCTATTTTGAATGCAAGTGGGAACTTTTTGTCCATGAGCTGTCGTAGCAGCAAATTCGCGTGTTGTCTATCCTCAACAGTGATCTCATCTTTTGGTAGAGATGACTCCTTAACTACAATGGAACTAGCACCATTGTTCGAGGGTGTATTGCTTCCATTACCAGTACTGACATCGGCATTGACACTAGCATTGCTGctatcagcatcaggaagagtaggagcagctgaagaagcagctgaagaagcaattCCAGAGGTAGTTCTATCAGTATTATTAGCAGGAGTAGTAGCAGAGGTAGTTCCACTACTACtagcagtagtagaatCAGTAGCAGAAGTACCACTAGACGTAGCAgaggtagcagcagtgataTTAGAAGATCCAGCAGTAGAAGCAGTAGCGCCAGACAGTGCAGAAGAGGTAGCTGATGTAGCAGACGTATCAGATGTGCTACGAGTCAATTGCTGGTCCGAACCAGGGCTGCTAGCGAGAGTACGACCACAGAGAAGAGCGATAGCAGCGTAGTCACCGAGCTCAGACGCTCTATCCACGAGATTGTTTTCAACATCCACAGCCCGTTTTGAAATAACCCCCGAAGACTTGCGATAGTTTTCCAGAATTCTCTTCAAAGTCATCAGCTGATATGGCGGGACTTGGTCGACATCTTTGGACGGTTGCAAGAAGTTGGGGTCGGATTCATCCAAACACGACTGGTACACCCTGACAACGGTTTTATACCCCAGCGGCACACGAAAGTCGAACAAATACTTCCTCAAAGCTCTTTTCGGAATCAAACTGAATTCCGCAAGCAAAACCCCCGAAATTCTCATTCTCCACCACAAACTCACGAACCCACACTAACATCAACGGATCCTGCAGAATCAGCCTGTCCGCATGATTTTCACCCCGagatcaccaacatcaccaCACACCCGCTGCCGCGCTCTTCCTggggggcatgcctccggcggctggggctctgccccagaccccgtggctcctgcttcgcaggagattttaaGGGGGGGAGACTGGATACGGGTGtgagggggaggggagggggggtgtgcctccggcggctggggcactgccccagaccccgctgtgctccgcttcgcggagcggcagagaccgtcgacgcaCGACTCaagcgcagcgagaggagcagtggggtctggggtggagccccagccgccggaggccgacccccCACCGCGGGCAGCGAGGGGACCCCtaagcccgactcgagcgtagcgagaggagcagcggggtctggggcggagccccagccgccggaggcaggaccctTCCCCCAAGACCCGTGGGAGGAGTGAGGGGGGTGAATGCTATTACTATTTCAGGTGTTTCTCGTTACCATTCACAGGTGTAAGGCTTATGTGGACGCCAGCAGTCATAAACTCTAAGTTTGCCAGCCAGAAGAACGCGCCATACGTCACGCATCGCGCCAGTCAGCTTCAATCAAGTCCAAGCCAGAACCCGCAGTCCGACGGCAATCAACAAGAAAACTAGCCCGACCAGATCGGCTGGCGTCGCCCGCACCGCTGGCCAAACCCAGTCGGACCCCTCGTCCGGCAGCAGGagcccctccccctcgTCGCATtatcaaatccaaatcaCGGATCGATTGACGAGATCTCGGACACTAATGCATGCATAATATGTTGATGAAAATGCCCGTCTGGGAACCAAGCATTGTAAATCCGCCGATCGCCATGTGTGAGTTTAAGCACTGGACCTGGGCCTTCATGGCCAGCGACCCGATCCTAGAGGAggggggggaggggtgtgcctccggcggctggggcgctgccccagaccccgtggctcctgcttcgcaggagattgctgggaccgtgggcggaaccgactcgagcgtagcgagaggagcagtggggtctggggcggagccccagccgccggaggctgcgGGCACCCCGGCCGGTGCAAGCCAGAGGCCTGTTTGAGAGGAGTGGGAGTGCCCTTGTCAGGAGCGGCCGAGCAGAGAGCGAAGCAGGAGGGAGGTGGTAGAGGGCCACCGAAGCTTAAAACACGAATGAATCAGCCAGTTACAGTGCTCAGTTGTCGAGGCTCTGTTCGGTTGAGTATAGCGGCGGGTGCACGCTGGTTGTTGGACGGACAGGCCCAGCTGTTTGCTCGATGACGAACTCcttccagaaccagcagacCTAATGTCACCTGCCGGAACAGCAGGGGCAgcaggggcagcagcagcagtagcaccaTCAAGTCCCTCGTTCTacacttgctgctgctcctcaaCGTGTGAGGTGGGACACATGGGCCAGCAAACGGGCCGATGGGCAGTGATCCAGAAGTGGTCAGCAGCGAGTGAGGCGAGCCCTAGGGCAGGTGAAAGGGCAGCGTGTGCGAGCGGGCTGACTGGGCTAGTGAGCCAGTGAGCGGTGCAAGGTCTGCAGGATGAAATTAAACATCGTATGCGGGGCAAATCCCAAAAGCAACGAAAGCTCGGACTCAGAGgggggaggaggaggaggaggaggggaAAGACCTGGAGAGGGAAGGGGGGGGGGcacttgcctccggcggctggggctccgccccagaccccgttgctcctgcttcgcaggagattgctgggaccgtcgacggaaccgactcgagcgaagcgagaggagcagcggggtctggggcggagccccagccgccggaggcacacccaaACCAcacaccccaccaccagctcccAGACCGACCCCATGGAGGGGCAGAGTGCCCAGgaaggaagaggaggaggggcaGTTGGAGGGTTGCCAGGAACGGGCCAGTGGTGGGAGGGAGggaggagcagcagaaggaacaacaaaagaaaCGAAACAAGCCAAacgaagaaaaagcaaagaaaaaagaaacaaaacgGGTACTACAGGCATTAAGCATTAACAGACAGGTCAGTTTATCTTGTATTGCTTTTTCTTACTCATTTTcctgtatttattatatataccCAAGGTTGTTCTCTTTTCAAGATTTCGTTTCTTTGCTTCCTGATTTTTGCAGTCCGGGGCGTTCAGATTTGTGTTTTGGCACCGGCTGTTTCAATGACTTGCTTCTTTCTCGCTCCTGTTCAACAGTGGGGAAACTTAGATGCGGCGACACGCCGCACCCAGCTCTTTATCGCTGGCTACCGCTGCCAGCTCTGACACCGGCCAGTGACTGAGTTGTGAGAGCGAGACAGTGGTTTATTCAACCTTGAGACAGTTGTAATCAGTAACTCCAGAATCAGATTTGGTTGTGATTCTATTACAGTGGGTATCAGTAGCAAGTTGATCGGATTGGACTAAGACTGCGggttttgatttgatttctACGAGTAGAAAAAGGTTTGTTCGTTTTAGTAGACGCAGACTGTGAACAGATCCGACCGGCAGTGTCACATCACACAACACACCCTAGGTCACTCGCTGCTAGAGATcactcaacaacaacaacaacagaacAGAACAGAACAGGACAAAACAGAACAGCGAGCAAAAACAACTGCATGCAGCGACGGTACAGTACCAGTTTCAGTttgaccagcaccagcaccgtGGTACTACCTATCAGTAGCTATTAAATTAGTCTATCCAGTTTAGTGATCTCGGCATTGGATTCGGAGCATCAGTAATGGTAGCATTTTTACTAGTATTAACAGTATTGGGTGATATCATTAGTGGATACctaagaaaaaaataagctATCAATGATAGTGACCAGCCGACAGAAGTAAACCAGCGGATTAGTAGGagctgtttatttttttttggttatttcgttattttttttatttttttattttttttatttttgattttgatttttgatTACAGCTGGATCGGTGGTAGTACAACTAACAGCAGTAGTACTTTATTACCAACAAGTGTCAGTGAAAGCAGTAGTAGCGTAAGGTGCCGAGAccttgattttgatattgataatcAGCAGGATCAGCAAGAAACACAAGGCACCCACCCCCCTACCCACCCACAGTACTTCTATCATCGGCTGAAACAATAGTAGGGTACAGTGTAGGTAGTAGTATTACATCAAGCAACACGCATTGAACTAGCAGCATAAGCCCCAGCAGAAGCGTAGCAGCAGTCAGCCTCAGTAGGTATCAGCAAGACTCAGAATCGGTATCGGTATCGGTATCTGCTGTAATTTCATCGGTTGTAACataagcagcagaagcagaagcagaagcagaagcagaagcagtagcgcaacaacagcagctgtatcagcagaagcagacaagcaggaacaggaacagaaacagaagcaTCGGCATCAGCGTCAGCTTTAGCTTCAGTATCAGCAGACTAAGCAGATTGACAGACTAGCAGACTAGCACATaagctgcagcagcagtagcaacaaCGTCATTTATCGTTATCTTGCGGCGAGAGAGCCGAGTTGAATCCGAGTTGAATAAGCTGGCAAAAGAATTCGAAAAGAAGAATTAGTTTAATTTGACAGCAACAGTGGTGAAACAAATTACCCCTGACGGTGCCAGTTGCCAACAAAAGTAAGTACTACACAAACCAAGGTCTCGTTCCCGTCCCCCACTGATCAACGGCTTAAACCACCCCACCAGAGGTCGCCATGGTCCCCTATGTTCCCTAATAAGGTTTACTGCCAGAAAGGAAATCACCTGCGTGCCCTCCCACATCCAACTGCCCCACAGCCAACTCCCAACGACCTTCATCCAACGTCCAGCGtgccagccagccagcctgcgccagtaccagcaccagcaacttATGCCCCACCGACCCCACCAACCGCCAACCGCCAATCGCCAAGCAGCCCCTCCAAGCCCCACCAGCCCACCAGCGCccaccagaaacagttGGTCAAGAAATCGCCCACTTCCCTGCCCACATCCCGTTACCCCTCGCTCGAACTCCTGTGAAAACCCCACGCTAGTGATACCCCCCTctcccgactcgagcgaagcgagaggagcagcggggtctggggcggagccccagccgccggaggcacacctcCCATCCCAGCCCAGGCCCAGCCCAGCCCAGCAGCCAAAGTAAAATACCCAAACCCATAATATCAGGACAGCCCACCGTAGACCACCGAATACCAGCGCATACCCTAACATCCAACGCAGACATCCACACCAAACACAAATTGCTacaccaacaaccaccCACCCACACAGACAATCACTGAATCCAGCGAGCCAGCCACAATCGGGGCCCaccacaccaccacccacccACAGTAAGTAAGTACTATTAAACCAACGAGGCCAAATCGAATATTTTCAGACACAGCGAGCGCGTTGGGCAGGACACAAGCGTATCTGGTGGTCGCACTCGGCTCGGCAGTTGCAAATAATTTACCACCggaaaatatatttcggACGCGTTTGCACTCGATTTTCTTGATAACTTTGATTTATTGACACACGGGCGGATCCAGCACACCCTAGAAACTGGCTATTTTCCGAgttggtttggtttttggCTGTTGCTGGCACGATTCTTTTTTGTAGGTGACTCTGGCTACCATTACACACCAACTGTGGTTGTACCCCTGCTCGACAACTATTGACGGTTCTCAGTGGTTGGCGTCTCGAGGTTGGACTGGCAACCAGGGAACCGTGACTGGAACGGGATCAGTTGGCTGGGGGgcttgtgcctccggcggctggggctccgccccagaccccgctgctcctctcgcttcgctcgagtcgggcttcggGGTGCCCAGTTGAAGCTGATGGACCTTGTTCCCAGAACGTAACACCGGGCCAGCTGTCAATTGACGAGTTCGAAAAGGGAGAGATCGAAACGAGATGAGGCGAGGCAAGGAACTGGAGTTGGAGTTGGGATTTATACTAACAGGATCTAGAACAGGAACACTATCAGTGACGGTAGGGATAACACAGAAACTGACTGTAGCAGAGAGCACGACTCGAGGAGCCCGATTCCGTGGGAGTATATGAGACGTTGAAGCGACCGCGATCCCAGCAACGGACCCGTCAGAGCGACCTCGACCTCGACCGCGACTCTCGacccaccaccatcaccacctcctcGACAGCTGTCGGCACCGGACGAGCCAGGCAGCAATGAACTCGCAACCAGGCCCCGGCACGCCCATCTCGTTCATACCCAACTACGGGGGCGTGCccaggcagcagcagcagcaacaacaacagaccaTAGGCACGATGCCTCTGCCGACCaacaaagaagaactgtCTCGACTGTTTAACGTAAGTGTGccctgtgcctccggcggctggggctccgccccagaccccccggctcctctcgctgcgctcgagtcggcgCGTCGACtgtcccagccatctcctgcgaagcaggagccacggggtctggggcggagccccagccgccggaggcattggcCCCACCGGTGACACCAGAACTAACGGATTTTTGCAGCGATGGCACGAGCTGCGTGCTCAGCTCGGCGAGCATGCGCCGACGAACCCCGAGTTTCTCGAGATCTCGCGTGTTCTAAGGACCATCAGCCGCCAGCAGAAAatgcaacaacagcagcaacagcagcagcagcaacaacaggggatccagcaacagcaaatGCCCATgggccagcagcagcagcaacaacggCCTCAGAACTTCATGCGATCAAACGACCAGTCCACACCGCCGTTTCCCGGAACGCCAATGGGTAAGTGTTTTAGGGGaggacatgcctccggcggctggggctgtg
The Sugiyamaella lignohabitans strain CBS 10342 chromosome A, complete sequence genome window above contains:
- the MSS2 gene encoding Mss2p (Peripherally bound inner membrane protein of the mitochondrial matrix; involved in membrane insertion of C-terminus of Cox2p, interacts genetically and physically with Cox18p; GO_component: GO:0031314 - extrinsic component of mitochondrial inner membrane [Evidence IDA] [PMID 11604502]; GO_component: GO:0016020 - membrane [Evidence IEA]; GO_component: GO:0005743 - mitochondrial inner membrane [Evidence IEA,IEA]; GO_component: GO:0005759 - mitochondrial matrix [Evidence IDA] [PMID 11604502]; GO_component: GO:0005739 - mitochondrion [Evidence IEA]; GO_function: GO:0003674 - molecular_function [Evidence ND]; GO_process: GO:0032979 - protein insertion into mitochondrial membrane from inner side [Evidence IMP] [PMID 11604502]; GO_process: GO:0032979 - protein insertion into mitochondrial membrane from inner side [Evidence IGI,IPI] [PMID 11950926]; GO_process: GO:0032979 - protein insertion into mitochondrial membrane from inner side [Evidence IPI] [PMID 17452441]), giving the protein MRISGVLLAEFSLIPKRALRKYLFDFRVPLGYKTVVRVYQSCLDESDPNFLQPSKDVDQVPPYQLMTLKRILENYRKSSGVISKRAVDVENNLVDRASELGDYAAIALLCGRTLASSPGSDQQLTRSTSDTSATSATSSALSGATASTAGSSNITAATSATSSGTSATDSTTASSSGTTSATTPANNTDRTTSGIASSAASSAAPTLPDADSSNASVNADVSTGNGSNTPSNNGASSIVVKESSLPKDEITVEDRQHANLLLRQLMDKKFPLAFKIAGDLAYQRNQREKARQFYQLAIDNGIQSDNSLYVECLRNIGLICLMTKDQIDLVTARRYFDKAVASALDLNQVSDCHFYLGQILEKNQTASRYHLEKAASTGLRQAFAPLGFLLLNYFNKVELAQQWFELGSSIDDINCHTGLFDCLMKLGDYEGAARVLDKIRRDEKGDLVVQSRKKLIEQLEQHRQGPPPGGSGNRNDGADAGSERWSF